In Halapricum desulfuricans, a single window of DNA contains:
- the gltB gene encoding glutamate synthase large subunit yields MDSTDREENERLYDISDQKANCGVGITLDLSGDRSHGIIEDGLDLLENLDHRGARGAEPNTGDGAGILIQKPHDFFTDEVDGLGGFDSYGVGVVFLPRDASSEQLRTLIEDTADQEGFEVVAWRSVPTDNTSLGETAVATEPDVEQFFVEPQADLEPEEIDSGLYVLRRVIENRVEAEQPVGSDRFYVCSLDRRKVVYKGLLTNAQVRAYYPDLSDERVVSRLAFVHSRFSTNTLGAWELAHPYRNIIHNGEINTLRGNLNWMQARESELESPEFESAEPRSANASGDEPRAIDKLKPITDEDQSDTAVVDNVLELLVESGRSMPHALRMLVPEAWEQNERLDQDRKEWYRYHSTINEPWDGPALIAYTDGFRVGAVLDRNGLRPCRYVVTGDDRLVMASETGALAVEEDNVVHKDRLQPGQLFYADPEEGGVVSDEEIFDRLTDEKYGRWLEANEVRFEDLDGGPESTPTYVDGDVTAYQRAFGYTLDHVEHLVEPMAEDGKDPVGAMGNDTPLSVLSSRNKTLFTYFKQLFAQVSNPPIDYIREETVTSLEQHVGHQRNLLGETPAHCRQLYLESPVLTREQQAKVADIDENGIEAKTIDVTYEKGKDLETAVDEIREEAVAAVEDGYELLVLSDRNTGPDRVPIPSLLATGGIHHHLVREGLRTRTGLVVESGQPCAVHHFATLVGYGADAVTPYLAYETIEDLVHEGIVDADAEEALAQYRHAIEDGIQKVMAKMGISTLESYKGAQIFEAVGLDSDFVSEYFRGTENRTEGIGIEELEHDLLERHEYGFDTRISGSLHLEQGGELNWRRDGEFHQWNPNTIGKLQDAAQNDDYDAYREFASMINDQEERLQTLRGLLEFDTDERESIPVEEVQPVEEITQRFFTGSMSFGSLSKEAHETLAAGMNRVGGFAGTGEGGEQVERFGTERECANKQVASGRFGVTSYYLANAEMLEIKMAQGSKPGEGGHLPGEKVNEIIADTRSTTPGVPLISPPPHHDIYSIEDLAQLIHDLKCSNPEAGVHVKLVSEAGVGIIAAGVSKGKADSVLISGAAGGTGASPKTSIKNAGLPWELGLAEAQQVLVENGLRSRIKVRVDGGMKTGRDVLVGALLGAEEYGFGTAPLITCGCLMLRQCHNNTCSVGVATQDEDLRERFPGDPEYVATYMRHMAQEVREYLAELGFESIEEAIGRVDLLEQKDVEHPKAKHVDLSEVLWEPEGDDLQKTTEQNHGLEAKLDQDLLEAAEPAIEDGESVHVDLRAGNEDRTLGAMLSSEISKHHGEDGLPEDTVSIDVDGTGGQSFGAFLTNGITMHLEGDANDYCGKGLSGGKLIVETPDAASYEADENILIGNVALYGATDGEAYFNGQGGERFAVRNSGVKTVVEGVGDHGCEYMTGGIAVVLGETGKNFGAGMSGGEAYVLDENGDFAENVNKDMVSLEPIEDERDVQMIKRMIENHVRYTGSEKGQEILEDFEEYLETFVKVMPDAYAEVVEEHLEAGEDIRVSPPAPTTAASPTEGDD; encoded by the coding sequence ATGGACAGCACCGATAGAGAGGAAAACGAGAGGCTATATGATATATCAGATCAAAAGGCAAACTGCGGCGTCGGCATCACGCTCGATCTGTCGGGCGATCGAAGCCACGGGATCATCGAGGACGGGCTCGACCTGCTGGAGAACCTCGACCACCGGGGGGCGCGCGGGGCCGAGCCGAACACCGGTGACGGGGCCGGGATCTTGATCCAGAAGCCGCACGACTTCTTCACCGACGAGGTGGACGGGCTGGGCGGGTTCGACAGCTACGGGGTCGGCGTCGTCTTCCTGCCGAGAGACGCGTCGAGCGAACAGCTCCGGACGCTGATCGAAGACACAGCCGATCAAGAGGGGTTCGAGGTCGTCGCCTGGCGGTCAGTTCCGACGGACAACACCAGTCTGGGCGAGACGGCCGTGGCGACGGAACCGGACGTCGAGCAGTTCTTCGTCGAACCGCAGGCCGACCTCGAACCCGAGGAGATCGATTCCGGACTGTACGTCCTGCGACGGGTCATCGAGAACCGCGTCGAAGCCGAGCAGCCGGTCGGGAGCGACCGCTTTTACGTCTGTTCGCTCGACCGCCGCAAGGTCGTTTACAAGGGGTTGCTCACGAACGCACAGGTGCGGGCGTACTACCCCGACCTCTCGGACGAACGGGTCGTCTCGCGGCTGGCCTTCGTCCACTCGCGGTTCTCGACGAACACCCTCGGCGCGTGGGAGCTCGCCCACCCCTACCGGAACATCATCCACAACGGCGAGATCAACACGCTACGCGGGAACCTCAACTGGATGCAGGCCCGCGAATCCGAACTGGAGAGCCCCGAGTTCGAGAGCGCGGAGCCGCGCTCCGCGAACGCGAGCGGCGACGAGCCGCGAGCGATCGACAAACTCAAACCGATCACCGACGAGGACCAGTCCGACACCGCCGTCGTCGACAACGTCCTCGAGCTGCTGGTCGAGAGCGGGCGCTCGATGCCGCACGCGCTCCGGATGCTCGTCCCGGAGGCCTGGGAGCAGAACGAGCGTCTCGATCAGGACCGAAAGGAGTGGTATCGCTATCACTCGACGATCAACGAGCCCTGGGACGGTCCGGCGCTGATCGCCTACACGGACGGGTTCAGGGTCGGGGCGGTGCTGGACCGCAACGGCCTGCGACCGTGTCGGTACGTCGTCACCGGGGACGACCGGCTCGTGATGGCCAGCGAGACCGGGGCGCTTGCGGTCGAGGAAGACAACGTCGTCCACAAGGACCGCCTCCAGCCGGGCCAGCTGTTCTACGCCGACCCCGAGGAAGGCGGCGTCGTCTCCGACGAGGAGATCTTCGACCGGCTCACCGACGAAAAGTACGGCCGCTGGCTCGAGGCGAACGAGGTCCGCTTCGAGGACCTCGACGGTGGCCCCGAATCGACGCCCACGTACGTCGACGGCGATGTCACGGCCTACCAGCGGGCGTTCGGCTATACGCTGGATCACGTCGAGCACCTGGTCGAACCGATGGCCGAGGACGGGAAGGACCCGGTCGGCGCAATGGGCAACGACACGCCGCTGTCGGTGTTGTCGAGCCGGAACAAGACGCTCTTTACGTACTTCAAGCAGCTGTTCGCACAGGTGTCGAACCCGCCGATCGACTACATCCGCGAGGAGACTGTCACGTCGCTGGAGCAGCACGTCGGCCACCAGCGCAACCTGCTCGGTGAAACGCCCGCACACTGCCGTCAGCTCTATCTGGAATCGCCGGTTCTCACGCGCGAGCAGCAGGCCAAGGTCGCTGATATCGACGAAAACGGGATCGAGGCGAAGACGATTGACGTCACCTACGAAAAAGGGAAGGACCTCGAAACCGCCGTCGATGAGATTCGCGAGGAGGCCGTCGCAGCGGTCGAGGACGGCTACGAACTGCTCGTCCTCTCCGATCGAAACACGGGGCCGGATCGAGTCCCGATCCCGAGTCTGCTTGCGACCGGCGGGATCCACCACCACCTCGTTCGCGAGGGGCTGCGCACGCGCACAGGCCTCGTCGTCGAGAGCGGTCAGCCCTGTGCAGTCCATCACTTCGCCACGCTCGTCGGGTACGGTGCCGACGCCGTGACTCCCTATTTGGCCTACGAGACCATCGAGGATCTCGTCCACGAGGGGATCGTCGATGCCGACGCCGAGGAGGCGCTGGCGCAGTATCGCCACGCCATCGAGGACGGCATCCAGAAGGTCATGGCCAAGATGGGCATCTCCACGCTGGAGAGCTACAAGGGTGCCCAGATCTTCGAGGCTGTCGGCCTGGATTCGGACTTCGTTTCGGAGTACTTCCGCGGCACCGAGAACCGGACCGAAGGGATCGGCATCGAGGAACTGGAACACGACTTGCTCGAACGCCACGAGTACGGCTTCGATACCCGGATCAGCGGTTCCCTCCACCTGGAACAGGGCGGCGAGCTCAACTGGCGACGGGATGGGGAGTTCCACCAGTGGAACCCCAACACCATCGGCAAGCTTCAGGACGCGGCACAGAACGACGACTACGACGCCTACCGGGAGTTCGCCTCGATGATCAACGATCAGGAGGAACGTCTGCAGACCCTGCGGGGGCTGCTCGAGTTCGATACTGACGAGCGCGAGTCCATCCCGGTCGAGGAGGTCCAGCCGGTCGAGGAGATCACCCAGCGCTTCTTCACGGGGTCGATGTCGTTCGGATCGCTGAGCAAGGAGGCCCACGAGACGCTGGCAGCGGGCATGAACCGGGTCGGTGGGTTCGCCGGGACCGGCGAGGGCGGCGAGCAGGTCGAGCGGTTCGGCACCGAACGGGAGTGTGCTAACAAGCAGGTCGCCTCGGGCCGGTTCGGCGTGACGAGCTACTACCTCGCCAACGCCGAGATGCTCGAGATCAAGATGGCACAGGGCTCCAAGCCCGGCGAGGGCGGCCACCTCCCGGGCGAGAAGGTCAACGAGATCATCGCCGACACGCGGTCGACGACGCCGGGCGTGCCGCTGATCTCGCCGCCGCCACACCACGACATCTACTCGATCGAGGACCTCGCACAGCTGATCCACGACCTGAAGTGCTCCAACCCCGAGGCGGGCGTCCACGTCAAGCTCGTCTCCGAGGCCGGCGTCGGTATCATCGCCGCCGGCGTCTCGAAAGGCAAGGCGGACTCGGTGCTCATCTCGGGTGCCGCCGGCGGGACCGGTGCCTCTCCGAAGACGTCGATCAAGAACGCGGGCCTGCCCTGGGAACTCGGACTGGCCGAGGCCCAGCAGGTGCTCGTCGAGAACGGCCTCCGCTCGCGAATCAAGGTTCGCGTCGACGGCGGCATGAAGACCGGCCGCGACGTGCTGGTCGGCGCACTGCTCGGTGCCGAGGAGTACGGCTTCGGGACCGCACCCCTCATCACGTGCGGCTGTCTGATGCTCCGGCAGTGTCACAACAACACCTGTTCGGTCGGCGTAGCGACCCAGGACGAGGACCTGCGCGAGCGCTTCCCCGGCGACCCCGAGTACGTCGCAACTTACATGCGCCACATGGCCCAGGAGGTCCGGGAATATCTGGCCGAACTCGGCTTCGAGTCCATCGAGGAGGCCATCGGCCGAGTCGACCTGCTCGAACAGAAGGACGTCGAACACCCCAAGGCCAAGCACGTCGACCTCTCGGAGGTGCTCTGGGAGCCCGAGGGCGACGACCTGCAGAAGACGACCGAGCAGAACCACGGCCTCGAGGCGAAACTCGATCAGGACCTGCTCGAGGCGGCCGAACCGGCCATCGAGGACGGCGAGAGCGTCCACGTCGATCTCCGGGCGGGCAACGAGGACCGGACGCTGGGTGCGATGCTCTCCTCGGAGATCTCGAAGCACCACGGCGAGGACGGCCTGCCCGAGGACACCGTCTCGATCGACGTCGACGGGACCGGCGGACAGAGCTTCGGGGCCTTCCTCACGAACGGGATCACGATGCACCTTGAAGGCGATGCCAACGATTACTGCGGGAAGGGGCTCTCCGGCGGGAAACTGATCGTCGAGACGCCCGACGCCGCCAGTTACGAGGCCGACGAGAACATCCTCATCGGCAACGTCGCCCTGTACGGCGCGACCGACGGCGAGGCCTACTTCAACGGCCAGGGCGGCGAGCGCTTCGCCGTCCGCAATTCAGGCGTCAAGACCGTCGTCGAGGGCGTCGGCGACCACGGCTGTGAGTACATGACAGGCGGTATCGCCGTCGTCCTCGGCGAGACGGGCAAGAACTTCGGCGCCGGGATGTCCGGCGGCGAAGCCTACGTCCTCGACGAGAACGGCGACTTCGCCGAGAACGTCAACAAGGATATGGTCTCACT